One segment of Ipomoea triloba cultivar NCNSP0323 chromosome 12, ASM357664v1 DNA contains the following:
- the LOC115999123 gene encoding pectinesterase inhibitor 7-like, protein MGFFEVFLVSMVLTAAGRPVSAARDIAGGMKTTEYIKVSCEGTPYPELCSSTLSKNEREIGKDTALLVHTAINAALELARSLSGKVADVAHNKTLPPEAATDTSNCVDEINDSIHKLKMSLVEMKQLKCPGFDDKIYYIHKLVTTALIDDDRCTNGLNDTGLNVPAVKEQISTAAHMTLNALTLINKFADTGYIGRKNIDFVKTSCDKTPYPNICYASIVTVACEISGDPKLLAKNAIALTQRTTEFTVNRMGEIAGKIGLSPKENMSIHVCEDLSHKSIGYMQDTLTNLETLNQQKGADLKTIIDDIKEWLKSVKSNFESCIEELVREKINTKVTEQVTQLMREEEPYSEIALALFSSYAAGVHGGT, encoded by the coding sequence ATGGGATTTTTTGAAGTTTTTCTCGTTTCAATGGTCTTAACGGCCGCCGGACGTCCGGTATCGGCGGCGAGGGATATAGCCGGCGGGATGAAAACGACGGAGTACATTAAAGTATCATGCGAGGGAACACCGTATCCGGAGCTATGCTCCTCCACTCTATCAAAGAACGAGAGGGAGATCGGAAAGGATACGGCGCTTCTAGTCCACACGGCGATCAACGCCGCCCTCGAACTCGCCCGCTCGCTCTCCGGCAAGGTGGCCGACGTGGCTCACAACAAAACCTTGCCGCCGGAGGCGGCCACCGACACGAGCAATTGCGTGGACGAGATAAACGACTCGATCCACAAACTCAAAATGTCGTTAGTGGAAATGAAGCAATTAAAATGCCCCGGATTCGAcgataaaatttattatattcataaattagTTACAACCGCCTTGATCGACGATGATCGGTGCACAAACGGGCTAAACGACACGGGCTTAAACGTCCCGGCGGTTAAGGAACAGATTTCCACGGCGGCGCATATGACGCTCAACGCCTTAACCCTAATCAACAAATTCGCCGACACCGGATACATCGGCCGGAAAAACATCGACTTCGTCAAAACCTCGTGCGACAAAACGCCGTACCCCAACATCTGCTACGCCAGCATCGTAACCGTCGCCTGCGAAATTTCCGGAGATCCGAAACTGCTCGCGAAGAACGCCATAGCCTTAACGCAACGAACCACCGAATTTACCGTCAACAGAATGGGCGAAATCGCCGGAAAAATCGGGCTGAGCCCTAAAGAGAACATGTCAATCCACGTCTGCGAAGATCTCTCGCACAAATCCATCGGTTATATGCAAGATACCTTAACAAATCTGGAAACGCTTAACCAGCAAAAAGGCGCCGATTTGAAGACGATCATCGACGACATTAAGGAATGGCTGAAATCCGTGAAGAGCAACTTCGAATCGTGCATTGAAGAGCTCGTGAGGGAGAAGATAAACACTAAAGTGACGGAACAAGTGACGCAGTTGATGCGCGAGGAAGAGCCGTATTCAGAGATCGCCTTGGCTTTGTTCAGTAGCTACGCCGCCGGGGTTCATGGCGGAACGTAA
- the LOC115999121 gene encoding probable pectinesterase/pectinesterase inhibitor 60: protein MASKLHFIPIIPLFFILSSLLSPATVYSAVDNRQPVRGDINSWCATTPHPATCKFFMARAGYNFKPKCRDDFRTMTVEVAMERALHAQRHAKELEKHCHSRRKKMVWLDCDKLVDDTIFQLNNTVRGLKTNCSAFDAQTWLSAALTNIHTCQAGSVQLNVSHFFRPVVSFNVSELISNSLAVNGVLLDEQNSTTASAAADGGDGGREFPSWLTAGDRRLLQSASVRSKANYVVSKDGKGQFRSIQAAINYATSRRKGNQRIVIYIKRGVYNENVQIGSNMNKIMLVGDGLRYTIITGSRSVASGFTTYSTATVGVDGLNFIARGITFRNTAGPQKAQAVALRSASDLSVFYACSFEGYQDTLFVLAQRQFYKSCYIYGTIDFIFGNAAVVFQNCVIYVRKPLWGQSNVVTAQGRADPFQNTGISIHNCRVMAAPDLKPVIRSYKTYLGRPWQQYSRTVFLKTYLDSLVNPQGWMPWENSKFGLTTLYYGEYKNFGPGGSTRSRVKWPGYHIITSSTEASKFTVASLIAGRSWLPSAGVPFTAGL from the exons atggCATCTAAGCTGCATTTCATCCCCATTATTCCACTCTTCTTCATTCTCTCCTCACTGTTATCGCCGGCGACGGTTTACTCCGCCGTGGATAACCGTCAACCGGTGAGAGGAGACATTAATTCATGGTGCGCCACGACGCCGCATCCGGCCACGTGCAAGTTCTTCATGGCACGTGCGGGGTACAACTTCAAGCCGAAATGCCGGGACGATTTCCGGACGATGACGGTGGAGGTGGCGATGGAGCGTGCGCTGCACGCTCAGCGGCACGCGAAGGAGCTTGAGAAGCACTGCCACAGCCGCCGGAAGAAGATGGTGTGGCTCGACTGCGATAAGCTGGTCGACGACACTATCTTCCAGCTCAACAACACCGTCCGGGGACTCAAAACTAACTGCTCGGCGTTCGACGCCCAGACGTGGCTCAGCGCCGCCCTAACAAACATCCACACCTGTCAG GCCGGCTCGGTCCAGCTCAACGTCTCTCACTTTTTCCGCCCTGTCGTCTCCTTCAACGTCTCCGAGCTCATCAGCAACAGCCTCGCCGTCAACGGCGTCCTGCTCGACGAACAAAACTCCACCACCGCCTCGGCCGCCGCTGACGGCGGCGACGGCGGCCGGGAGTTTCCGAGCTGGTTGACTGCCGGAGATCGGAGGCTATTGCAGAGCGCGTCGGTACGTTCGAAGGCGAATTACGTGGTGTCTAAAGATGGGAAAGGGCAGTTCCGGTCTATCCAGGCGGCTATAAACTATGCAACGTCGAGAAGAAAGGGGAATCAGaggattgttatatatataaagagagggGTTTACAATGAGAATGTGCAAATAGGGAGTAATATGAATAAGATCATGCTGGTTGGGGATGGGTTGAGATATACGATCATCACAGGGAGTCGCAGCGTCGCGTCTGGTTTCACAACTTACAGCACTGCAACAGTTG GTGTGGATGGCCTTAATTTCATTGCCCGTGGCATAACATTCCGCAACACTGCCGGTCCACAAAAGGCCCAAGCCGTGGCTCTCCGGTCCGCCTCCGACCTCTCGGTCTTCTACGCCTGCAGCTTCGAAGGCTACCAAGACACCCTCTTCGTCCTCGCCCAGCGCCAGTTCTACAAATCATGTTACATTTACGGCACCATAGACTTCATATTTGGCAACGCCGCCGTCGTCTTCCAGAACTGTGTCATCTACGTCCGCAAACCCCTGTGGGGCCAATCCAACGTTGTCACCGCCCAGGGCCGCGCCGACCCGTTTCAGAACACCGGAATCTCCATCCACAACTGCCGCGTCATGGCGGCGCCCGACCTTAAACCGGTGATCCGGTCCTACAAGACGTACCTGGGTCGCCCGTGGCAGCAGTATTCGCGGACCGTTTTCCTAAAGACTTATTTGGATAGCCTTGTGAACCCACAAGGTTGGATGCCATGGGAGAACTCGAAATTTGGGTTGACCACGTTGTACTACGGAGAATACAAGAATTTTGGACCGGGAGGTTCGACCCGGTCTAGGGTCAAGTGGCCGGGTTACCATATCATCACGAGTTCGACCGAGGCGTCCAAATTCACTGTCGCCAGCCTCATTGCTGGGCGTTCATGGCTGCCTTCTGCTGGTGTGCCGTTTACCGCAGGGCTGTGA